Below is a window of Plasmodium sp. gorilla clade G2 genome assembly, chromosome: 6 DNA.
gtaatttaaaacatatcaacaaatatattgattgtaaatattatattttcagaATAAAcctattattaaataaattatatatatcatcggggaattatgaaaaacaaattaaatgtCTAAAcgatatctatatatttaataaaaaagaaaaagaagagtataaaattttaaaatattatagtgATATAATTTTAACGGGGAAATTTTGTCATGATTTTTTAACATCCATAtcaaaatcaaaaaataaaaacattttaattaGTTTTAGACTTTTTCTTGTTAGGTCTatacattataaaaaatcTAATCccttcttattatatttaataggaCACATTTGTAACATTTCTTGTATGATCACTAATGCGGTTCATGAATTTACGAGAGCATATACTTttctattaaaaaataagaggCAAAATAAAGAACAGTTGGATAATTTTAGGACCCACAGTGTAAAATGGATGAAGAGGAATAAACATGAAATGGTAAATGATATAGATGATGATGGAAATGATGTTGATGGagatgatgatgatttagatgatgatgatgtagaagatgatgatgtagatgatgatgatggaGGTGATGACGATGGAGGTGATGGCAATATAGATGAACAACATGATAGTGatcaatttttatatgattatccatataataaaaatatggaacAAAACAAACTTATAACAGCTAGCCAATTTGACGATGCTAATAGTTATGAAAACAGTGACAAAGGAAACCAGGGcgaatatgatgataatgaagatAGATTTCTTTTTGCTGATTTAAAattaagtaataataataacaataataacaataataataataataaagaaaaagatcaagaatatataaacagTTTTGAGaatatatgtgataatattaattttttatttagctTAACTgtttcatattttaattattcaaGTTGTTTTCGAGTTGAAAATAGGGAATCAGTTATTATGACTTCCTTTtgtttattaaatgaatatatatataaaagatatgaacagaaaatattaaataagaagaaaaaatataaaaaatattctcttttttataaaatctataaatatatatatttagcagaaattttatataatcttgCTAGAGCCTTACATCATTTatcttattataatgaatGTATGAAATTATACTTATCTGTTATTGATTTGATAAAAGCAGCTGATAAAGAAATTATGTGggttataaaaagaaataatttaaatattaatgaaaaatttatatataattatgttattaatatgaacaaATGTATGTGTTTTACATGTTTAAACTTTAATTTTAAGAATAACAAATCATGTTATAATAAacttataaattattttcttaatttAAATACCAAATATTCTAATTTTTATCTCCTcttttttgataaaaaacATCTTCTTTTCTCAGCCTCTTATAACTTGAGTGTTATTTTTAGAAAATTCAATCGTTTTGAGCAAgccaaatatatattaaataatatcatttgGGATTAACACAAAAACATTTagacaaataatataatatataatatatatatatatatatatatatatatatatatatatatatatgtataatttaattagtatattttatataaatcatttattttagtGTTATAgttgtttattatttaaatgaaaatttgttatttgataaatctggcttatatatatatattatttttatttattatttttttttttgagattatttttatcttacctgttcatattatttaaaaaaaaaaaaaaattcgtaCTTTCTataaatttgtatatattgttattttttttaagaatatatatatgtttgatttgttattattattatatatatatatatatatatatatatgtattttttttttttgtgtgttttaatttttccgAAGGACtaataatcaaaaaaaaataataaaaacttaaaaaagataccaacacatatatataatataataatgttaattAAGTACTATGAACGAATTTTTCTTCGTTggtgtgtatatattatatctaatAGAAGTGTggtatttaaatatatataatccaaaatattttcttttctataaaacttaataaaattatttatatctaaataattatgtacacatatatatcagtttcttttaatttataaaaatgatatatattttaaaataatacatattggATATcccatttttataatattattataaaaggttctttaatatattatacatagaAAATaagtggaaaaaaaaaaaataaaataaataataaataaataattaaaaaaataacacaatataacatatatatatatttatttatgttagATATGGATTAAGAGTAAatatcaaaatttttattataatttttaaaattataagggATATTTATTCACAAACTTTATATACTTAacataaaagaataaaaattatataaacaaatatatattcttttatttttgaataagtgaattttattttatttaatttattttaaatttattaatatgttaaCAGAAAGTTGTGATTGTAAATAATCATGTTGTTCCAATGTAaagtttttttaattattcttatataaaaaaataacaacaaagaacaaaatgatggtataataaaaataaaataaaataaaataaaatatataatatattatataaatatatatatatatatatttgtgtgctcattaatttatattatatttgctTTTTTATGGTGTAGATAAAACGATATATAAGAACCAAGGTAATTACAAGCTTGAgcaaatataaatgttataatataaataacgaTAAAACAGCCAAATATTGGCCTAACCTTGATTGTATTGATAAGGAggaacataatataaataaaaaaacagaacgagataaaaaaaaaactatacCATACTATAAAAACTATATGcatgatttttataatagACAATTAATGCATAACTTACATTTGTcagaaatgaataaaatgaataaattaagaaattttaaaatgCCCAAAATACATACTGGTGATTTAATTGAAGttaaatatgaattatcACGATCCCAGCAAACGTTTGCAATATTTCAAGgtttgaataaaatatataccaaatatgaatacatgtatacatacatatatatatatatatatatatatatatatatatatatatatatatatatatatacatatatatatatatttatatatgtgtaaattttattatatatatatttttttttttttaaaggctACTGTGTGGAAATTCGCAAAAAAAGATTAGattcttcttttattgttaaaaatatttttgatgGTGTAGGTGTTGAACAGCTTATTCCGTTTTATTCACcaagaatattatatgtaaagaTTGTTAAAagtttacataatataaatgaagaaaatatgaaaaaaatatataaaattaataaaccAATTACAAGAGATTATAGATATATGTGGCAGTATAATTTTAGGGGGAAATATGAAAGACCCAGAGGACAACACAAACCAGGTATTCGATCCCTTGAACCGAAAATTAGAAGACGACTAgctaaattaaaaaagaagtaTATGAGAAGAAGAATTGAAAGTAATTTATCCTCTTATATTTTTGGTGGTATATATGCCCAGTATACTAGAAAAAGGACGAGGTTAGTAAGAGCAGAAATTTATAGAAGAATGCTTATATATGCAttagatgaagaaaatagaagaaaacaaaaattacaaaaaagaagagaaaaagaaaaatggggtacttttaaaattaataggAATAAAGGACAAAACGCATTTATGTCTTTACCTTCTAATCATCCGTTGAGTCAAAAATGaaagtataaaatatattatttatgtgattattttattattattattattatgtttttataatataatgcaAGCAAACaataaagaaattaatattatacatatatatatatatataatatattaattgaataattatatgaagatataaaatatgtgctaatataaaaattagtaagttatattaatacataaatataattatgtaaatatatatatatattaaaagtttacgaaaaaaaaaaaaaaaaaaaaagtaacaaattaaaaaaggtcatttaaaaaaaataattttttttttgtatttcacatatatatatatatataatatatatattatttttttctaagaGAAATATGTAATGttacacataatataaacttttaaatatttataaataaatgcatttttcattttttttttttttttttttttgtttctttatatgcattattttttacacgtttaataatatgatataataatatattaaaatttgttcattttgttcttatttataatttattatttcttcttattattattattttattttattttatttttttatgtttgaaaacatttatcatatttatttgttgagGAACAACATTTATATCCCCATTTTTTGGTATGTTTATCATAATAGCTACCAAAAACTGATGAGtgatcaaataaatatatatcttcttcATATTTACTAGGtactttaatattttttttcagatttttattatttacttGTTCGATTGGTTTATATTCTGTATATACTTCTGATTGTAGAAGTTCTTCTTGATTCGTTTGTTGTTCTTGAAAATTTTgacatttatatgttttcaGAATATcttcttgttttttttttataatttttttttttttttctaaatattctttatacATTAATTCTAGTTGAGTTGGTTGAGCATTAAAGTGTACATTTTCTCCTCTTTTATAACTTTCCCATGCAAAAActtctaatttttttgattCGATTGCATCAtctgtattattataataattttcacctttataataattatcatcatcatttagATGTTTTCTAATATTAGCAAAAGGATCTTCTCTCATACTTCTACTCTTTGGATCATAAAAAGCTGAATTTAAACttagattatataaatattttgctGTATCTTCTCTTATTCTTAAATTTCTAGCTatgtttctatttttttcatttttattaattgtaTTAATTGTAGAATTCTGGGTGTCCATAGTATCAGCTTTCAgtttattatcttcattggATGATTCATCTAAATTTTCGCTTTCACTGCTTgatttttcatcatcatcattattatcatcattattattatcattatcatcattattattatcatcattatcattattatcattattatcatcattatcatcatttttgttattgccatgaattttttttttttttattgatttTTTCTCATATTGTTTCTTTAAGTCTTCtgcttttcttttttttttctcctcaACAATCttttcatattctttataaatataatcaaaATTATTCACATTGTAACCAACCCATCTATCTCTATTTCCATCATATCCTAAATCTTGTGTAACACAAATAAAATCTTCATTATcatatttcataaaattaacctttttttttctagtTCTTTCTAAACAATCCTTTTCTTTGTGTGCTACACTTCCACAGTTCTTACAAAATTCTTGTCCcttgttattatttaagaAAAGTTTTTTGTTCCGTTCttcttctatttttattttatcagaTCCTTTATACCTTTGATGTTTCAGTCCtacaaaaacaaataaatcaaaacaaaacaaaaaaaaaaaaaaaaaaaaaaaaatatatataaatgtaaatatatatatatatgtgacatATTCActacaatatattatacacataCTTTTAAGTGCatacattttatttcttcttacCCGGTTTTGTTTGATTTAAGTACCATGGAGccttaataatatattgtggCATATGAGGGTTTATATCATTTCcttcttcatcttttaaAGCTTCCACCTTgcctattaaaaaaaaaaaataaaaataaatacatacatatatatataaactaaccaatttaaatatacaacatatatattatcattctgtgtatattcttttattttttttgtttataatattttccctACCAGCTTTCCTGGCCTCGTTCAATTCTAActccttttttttctcttctcGAGTGGCATTTTTGctattcattttttcattttctattttttacatatttagctcatatttatatataatataaatgtatcacaatttttatatataagaaaatacaaatatataactatatatatatatatatattaataatttaatgaaaaaaaaaagagtaacatcataattttataaaatatatattatatattatatataattattgttattctcaattatcaaaaaaaaaaaaaaaaaaaaaaatatatatatatatatatatatatatatatatataaatgaataaatatatatatatatatataaaaatattaatatttattcatatttactaacatataaatatatacataattttagTAAATCATTTTGAAATGTTtattgaattatttattatactactattattttattatatatatattataatttttcatttatattttaaaataatatatatattttttttgccattctacatttatatatatatatatatatatatatatatattacaaagtCAACTACTTCAAatgagaataaaaaaaaaaaaaaaaaaaaagaggaaaTTCTTTCacattttaaatatgaagaaaaaaaaaataaatgttatatttattccttatattattttattttattttattttataaaataagttTATttcatgaatatatattatatgtgaaTATAAATTTGGTAAatcttattttaaaaaaaaagaagaaaaatatttatataaaaaaaagttttaattattaagtttaaataaaaaacattaatcataataaatatataatctttTATAACGTTTAAAtggaaacataaaaaaaaaaataataaaaaatataaaataaaacaacgtagattttattaaatttataagaaaaaatttactatatatatattatatatacatatgattGTATAAGATTTCAAGGAAGgggtaaaatataaaaaataattattcttcCTTTATTTGAGAACagtaatttaaaataaatatatccaCACAtatccttatatatatatatatatatatatttatttatttatttatttttatttttaaaaatttcttCAAAAGTGAATAACCAGGAcgtatttatttcattttacatatttttattttgcatttcattttttaccTTGAGCTGttcaaaaattattaatttatacatatttacaaTAAATATCTTTCCATCTGAGTCTAAGAATTTTTCTGCCTCTATTAGCATATTTTTTGGTGATGTTTCGTTTAAAATTTGtttaacaaaataattaCTAATTTCTTCTGTAACATCTTTTTCATCAGTACCTATATATtctgtaatttttttataaatccaAGGTTTTAATTTTGtgcttatattatttttaaaattaggTATATTCCATTCAATtggaaaattaaaaatatcttCTTCTGATGATGGTActttttctaatattttttttgaattttcaataatatcaataactCTAACCTTTTCATTTTGTTGATCTTTTAAttcttgttctttttttttttcttcttctttgtttttttcttcttctttgttttctttttcttcttcattttttttatccaaATATATGTTGTCTAATTTTGATAAGgctttaatatttttgtttgttttttttcctttttcttctAAATATGGATACTCATCATTTGTATCAAGGATATTTAATGTGTTTTggtcatttatattttgtatatattctgaatgggaatttttttttttctttatattttgttcaccttctttaatattttcatattctgTATTGgtcatttttcttttgtagttatcatttttttttttttctttttttctttttttttcatatgaatCACAATCTGAGGAAGATGTATGGATATATTTAGATACAGATACCTTATCATCTTCCTCATCAGAATTAGAAGTATATTCACTAttgttatatgtattataactattaagcaataaatcattatcattattattattattattattattattattatttttatttttgtattttgttttatcattttttatgaaaacCTCCTTTTTTTCCTCCTCTTCATCATAATCATCTTCTTGTAAGTAATTCTtgtcacttttttttttctttaatttcatatggttattttcaaaaaaagaCATATCATCAATGTCTGAATTGTTTGTTAAtgtatcatcattattttttttatgcatATTATCAACAgaaatgtttttattattatcatactgatcttttgtattattaacattatttttagttgattccatttttttcatttcttcaatttttttcatttcttcaatttttttcatttcctccatttttttcatttcttccattttttttatttcctccatttttttcatttcttcctcttcttttatttcattcAACTTGTCTTGTTCATCTAActctttttcctttttcctTTTAGCCCTTCTGATTTCTCTCCTTTTAGAACTGGACATAGTACTATTATCACTTTCTCCCTTTAAATCAATTTCAATAAGTTTTgcaatatcttttttttttgataactGATATTTATTCCATTCTTTGTATGTAtcctttttaatttgttcTTCTAATTCTATCCAttctttttctcttttataaaattctttttccaaatctttttctttatattccattttttgtAATCGTTCTTTTTCTCTCCagttaattttatattctttactTATAAACATGAGTTCTTCCTCTTTGtcattatcattttgtttatcTGTCTGTTGTTCAATGTTTGAACAATATGATGTATTAACACAATCTTTgatgctttttttttttttttttttatctattgtataatatgtatcatctgaaattgaaaaaatatcattACTACTAGtacaaattattttattactattatttatattattattattttccatatttgtgctttttctttgtttttttaaataagtaTTAGGAGGATCATTTTCATCTGtcaaataatattcatcTTCTTGAGTCCTTTCTCCATTTGAATTaaccttttttcttttttttttattctcatttatttcattatcatttttcataaaatttaaaaattcttCAACGTTGTTTGGTAAGTTACCATTTTGTTCTATATTCATTTGtacttttttataatcatttgtatcaatattattatttatatgatcatttgtatcaatattattatttatttcattattcataatagtatcattttctttttttctctcGTCACTCTCCTCATTAACCCTTTCTATAAATTTCATAATTTCCAACTTTTTAGTATCcatttctttattaatataatttaataatttcgactttttattttcttcattttgtccatttttttcattttgttcattttgttcattttgtccatttttttcattttgttcattttgtccattttgttcatttttttcattttcttcttttatttcttcccTTTTTTCATACATAACATCAACAATTCTTTcaaacatttttttcaaattatcACTACAATTTACTTTTAAATGTTTGTCGCCTAactttatattatctaaaatattcatacataaataaacttcatatatatcactAAATTCACAAAATCCAAAAGCCATCAACTCATTTGTTGATGGGTTTCTTTGTCTTTGCCATTTTATAACATTACCAAAAATTTCTAACATTTTTAACATATCGTCAtcttcaatatatttatctatatttcCTATATACATAacattgtttatattttttactttatCATTTgactttttaatatatgaatcttcctcttcttcattttctcctttatttattataagttTTAAGTTATTGTAATACACTTTATTGTTTATCATATAaaccaaaaaataaaataaaataaaataaaaaataaaaatatatatgaa
It encodes the following:
- a CDS encoding mitochondrial ribosomal protein L19 precursor, putative; this translates as MIKRYIRTKVITSLSKYKCYNINNDKTAKYWPNLDCIDKEEHNINKKTERDKKKTIPYYKNYMHDFYNRQLMHNLHLSEMNKMNKLRNFKMPKIHTGDLIEVKYELSRSQQTFAIFQGYCVEIRKKRLDSSFIVKNIFDGVGVEQLIPFYSPRILYVKIVKSLHNINEENMKKIYKINKPITRDYRYMWQYNFRGKYERPRGQHKPGIRSLEPKIRRRLAKLKKKYMRRRIESNLSSYIFGGIYAQYTRKRTRLVRAEIYRRMLIYALDEENRRKQKLQKRREKEKWGTFKINRNKGQNAFMSLPSNHPLSQK
- a CDS encoding pre-mRNA-splicing factor SLU7, putative; the encoded protein is MNSKNATREEKKKELELNEARKAGKVEALKDEEGNDINPHMPQYIIKAPWYLNQTKPGLKHQRYKGSDKIKIEEERNKKLFLNNNKGQEFCKNCGSVAHKEKDCLERTRKKKVNFMKYDNEDFICVTQDLGYDGNRDRWVGYNVNNFDYIYKEYEKIVEEKKKRKAEDLKKQYEKKSIKKKKIHGNNKNDDNDDNNDNNDNDDNNNDDNDNNNDDNNDDDEKSSSESENLDESSNEDNKLKADTMDTQNSTINTINKNEKNRNIARNLRIREDTAKYLYNLSLNSAFYDPKSRSMREDPFANIRKHLNDDDNYYKGENYYNNTDDAIESKKLEVFAWESYKRGENVHFNAQPTQLELMYKEYLEKKKKIIKKKQEDILKTYKCQNFQEQQTNQEELLQSEVYTEYKPIEQVNNKNLKKNIKVPSKYEEDIYLFDHSSVFGSYYDKHTKKWGYKCCSSTNKYDKCFQT